In Montipora foliosa isolate CH-2021 chromosome 13, ASM3666993v2, whole genome shotgun sequence, one DNA window encodes the following:
- the LOC137982742 gene encoding uncharacterized protein, which produces MIQVILDQGSFGSGSSQRNLPIAIKNKSLEIITTFFGMGFQLYHAVVFTASLLFAHCAGSSEQSQSTNRSKHDEIHRARSQIDSLIYKLTLDFNTLTETKDHASALEKDAEKLARIAEEEIAFLKPVQQLLEKLANGNRDQTSSCFGTRGGKIQVQIEAKESALPKHYTINVPVNHRELIDRGLTRNDGDDLQVYYHDNRQHRDQLDRVIKGLGTKSATVQFRLQAPISANTVDGSSYSLVMGDLVSGSTKDNPEKVYAFYDDFSSSTLKKDWVKTWGQWSVQNGRLLGSTMQTEHLNGDRVEVGVYLKTGFHWKDVEVELDLMEISWLKLAAPGPFLRLSNVNPSNTTGWWIEYFLGTPYISYFRPLTNNKDSAWQYQKMLPTAFQSNKWFHLHYRVMGNRFWQWVNGKLVHSNWKVAKEWKIPAGTLGMGCHRSPHNCKTLYDNIKVTLLVATAPTITLGLLQPLFLPNSALLGDKKLPADSCKQIHDASLVNNTPRAKNGIYWIKTDLQGSSAVQTFCDMKNGGWTLVGKISGKVGNIYEKWLVSNYNTDELKTAKISKRNQFACLDARSLAVEEASTVMLSSGEMTDGLGSKWVMWRLPGDREKASFWDHSVGLSAVKAAVQKPVMVIAWNGNKKTCFQNKFGIMPYSAHGGSYPYASYNTAGYVATNDNCMAVGVMSKGSTANGWSQNGNGYDSPSSDSDWPNKSYSHQSPYVVVWLK; this is translated from the exons atgatccaagtgatcttggatcaagGATCCTTTGGTTccggatcatcccaaagaaaCCTACCCATAGCAATCAAAAACAAGTCACTTGAGATTATAACTACTTTCTTCGGAATGGGTTTTCAGCTTTATCATGCTGTCGTTTTTACAGCATCCTTGTTGTTTGCACATTGTGCAGGCAGCTCTGAACAATCCCAGTCAACAAATCGCTCCAAACACGACGAGATACACCGCGCCAGAAGTCAGATCGACTCCTTGATTTACAAATTAACTCTGGATTTCAACACCCTCACCGAAACGAAAGATCACGCTTCTGCCTTGGAGAAAGACGCTGAGAAATTGGCTCGAATCGCTGAGGAGGAAATCGCTTTCTTGAAACCAGTTCAGCAACTTTTGGAAAAGCTAGCCAACGGGAATCGCGATCAAACTTCAAGTTGTTTCGGGACAAGGGGTGGTAAAATACAAGTGCAAATAGAAGCCAAAGAATCCGCTCTTCCAAAACACTACACCATAAATGTACCAG tAAACCACCGAGAACTAATTGACCGCGGATTAACACGTAACGACGGGGATGATTTGCAAGTCTATTACCATGACAACAGACAACATCGAGATCAATTAGACCGCGTCATTAAAGGCCTGGGAACAAAGTCCGCAACTGTCCAGTTCAGACTGCAGGCTCCTATATCAGCTAACACTGTTGATGGTTCCTCATATTCCTTGGTGATGGGTGATTTGGTCAGCGGTAGCACTAAGGATAATCCCGAAAAAGTGTATGCTTTTTATGATGACTTCTCCAGTTCAACGCTGAAAAAAGACTGGGTTAAGACATGGGGACAATGGAGTGTACAAAATGGGCGACTGCTAGGAAGCACAATGCAAACTGAACATCTAAACGGCGATAGAGTCGAGGTCGGAGTCTATCTCAAAACTGGATTTCACTGGAAAGACGTGGAGGTCGAGCTTGACTTGATGGAGATCAGTTGGCTGAAACTCGCTGCGCCTGGACCATTTCTACGTTTGAGTAATGTGAATCCCAGCAACACAACTGGATGGTGGATAGAATACTTCCTGGGAACTCCTTATATCTCCTACTTCAGACCGCTAACTAACAACAAAGATAGCGCATGGCAATACCAAAAAATGCTACCAACTGCCTTCCAGTCAAACAAATGGTTCCACCTTCACTATCGAGTGATGGGAAACAGATTTTGGCAGTGGGTGAATGGAAAACTGGTACATAGTAACTGGAAAGTGGCAAAAGAATGGAAGATACCTGCAGGAACCCTAGGAATGGGCTGCCACCGGTCTCCCCACAACTGTAAAACACTGTACGACAACATCAAGGTGACGCTTCTGGTTGCCACAGCCCCGACGATCACTTTGGGGTTGCTCCAGCCTTTGTTCCTCCCGAATAGTGCTCTTCTGGGTGACAAGAAGCTGCCCGCGGACTCGTGCAAGCAAATCCATGATGCCAGTCTTGTCAACAACACACCGCGCGCAAAGAATGGCATTTACTGGATCAAGACAGATCTACAAGGAAGCTCAGCAGTCCAGACCTTCTGCGATATGAAAAATGGAGGATGGACTCTTGTCGGCAAAATCAGTGGAAAAGTCGGCAACATTTATGAGAAATGGCTAGTGTCCAACTACAACACTGATGAGTTGAAAACTGCAAAGATCTCAAAACGCAATCAGTTCGCTTGTCTTGACGCGCGCAGTTTAGCAGTGGAGGAAGCCTCTACGGTGATGTTGTCCAGCGGCGAGATGACGGATGGCTTAGGAAGTAAGTGGGTGATGTGGCGGTTGCCTGGTGACAGAGAAAAAGCGTCGTTCTGGGATCACTCTGTAGGCTTATCAGCCGTGAAAGCTGCTGTACAGAAACCAGTGATGGTGATTGCTTGGAATGGAAACAAAAAG ACCTGTTTCCAAAACAAGTTTGGGATAATGCCGTATAGTGCACACGGCGGATCATACCCTTATGCATCTTACAACACTGCAGGATACGTTGCTACAAATGACAACTGCATGGCTGTTGGGGTGATGTCAAAAGGTTCCACTGCGAATGGCTGGTCACAGAATGGCAATGGTTACGACAGTCCAAGCAgtgattctgattggccaaacaAATCATACTCTCACCAGTCTCCTTATGTGGTCGTCTGGCTCAAGTAA